A region from the Stygiolobus caldivivus genome encodes:
- the sul7d gene encoding Sul7d family chromatin protein: MAKVKFKYKGEEKEVDTSKIKKVWRVGKMVSFTYDDNGKTGRGAVSEKDAPKELLDMLAKAEKGK, translated from the coding sequence ATGGCAAAGGTAAAGTTCAAGTATAAGGGAGAAGAGAAAGAAGTAGATACTTCTAAGATAAAGAAAGTGTGGAGAGTAGGAAAAATGGTATCGTTTACCTATGACGACAACGGGAAGACCGGTAGGGGAGCAGTAAGCGAGAAAGACGCCCCTAAAGAGTTACTAGACATGTTAGCCAAAGCCGAAAAAGGAAAGTGA
- a CDS encoding electron transfer flavoprotein subunit beta/FixA family protein — protein MSSVIALFKIVPDDTLIRITQTGLDLNVPYKISTYDKNAIEEAVRMKEKYSLKAMGITAGVTDRKSIREALAMGLDEVVAIEMREMDIQTTAENIAEQVKGLSPKLIIGGETTTDSSGGVFIPYLASLLNYPIITYVKSLTLIEDKVRAERNLTSFTQTVESELPAIVSVVGEINTPRIPGVKQILESQKKPVKTINSTAIPKVKITAITPYTIQRKKVVIEGKMDEAVDKLLQYLKGEGVL, from the coding sequence ATGAGTTCAGTTATAGCTCTTTTTAAAATAGTCCCTGACGATACCCTGATAAGAATAACACAAACTGGCCTAGACTTAAACGTCCCCTATAAGATAAGTACATACGATAAGAACGCAATAGAAGAAGCTGTCAGGATGAAGGAAAAGTACAGCCTGAAGGCGATGGGGATTACTGCCGGGGTTACAGATAGGAAAAGTATAAGAGAAGCATTAGCTATGGGGCTTGATGAAGTCGTCGCGATAGAGATGAGAGAGATGGATATCCAGACTACTGCAGAAAATATAGCTGAACAAGTGAAGGGCTTAAGCCCTAAGCTCATAATCGGTGGGGAGACCACTACAGACAGCAGCGGTGGAGTCTTCATCCCCTACTTAGCTTCACTGTTAAACTATCCCATAATAACTTACGTTAAGTCCCTAACGCTCATTGAAGACAAAGTGAGGGCTGAGAGAAATTTGACCTCTTTCACCCAAACCGTTGAAAGTGAACTACCAGCAATAGTATCTGTTGTAGGAGAGATAAACACACCTAGGATCCCTGGGGTAAAGCAAATCCTCGAGTCCCAGAAGAAACCCGTAAAGACAATAAATTCGACAGCCATCCCTAAAGTAAAAATTACAGCTATTACACCTTATACGATACAGCGTAAAAAAGTAGTTATAGAAGGAAAGATGGATGAAGCGGTTGACAAGCTTTTACAGTACTTAAAAGGAGAGGGTGTATTATGA
- a CDS encoding electron transfer flavoprotein subunit alpha/FixB family protein, translating to MSSTVVIYSEDVDYIKTGIASTKGKTIVISPREVRLGDENHVINEIDEQLIAEYIARLKPDLVLTGSSKRDKTVAGLTAGLLRVPIIPDVIELSENKAKRVVYSGMAIAELEFSYPIVITLVKKNTDIRENPDCKIIKADLSGNSKVKVVEEKHKEGGSIDLSSAQIIVSVGRGVGSKENVKYAEELANALGGAVGGSRPVTAELGWLPEDRQIGLSGTKVKPKLYIALGISGQPQHLAGIKDSKIIVAVNKDKNAPIVENADYTIIGDVIEFCKVFAQKVKGI from the coding sequence ATGAGCTCAACTGTAGTTATCTATTCCGAGGACGTAGATTACATCAAGACCGGAATCGCCTCTACAAAAGGTAAGACGATAGTAATATCACCTAGGGAGGTTAGACTTGGGGACGAGAACCACGTAATAAACGAAATTGACGAACAGTTAATAGCGGAATACATAGCCAGATTAAAACCTGACCTCGTATTAACGGGTAGTAGCAAGAGGGATAAGACAGTTGCTGGACTAACTGCAGGGTTACTGAGAGTCCCTATAATACCGGACGTCATTGAGCTTTCAGAAAATAAGGCTAAAAGGGTAGTATACAGTGGCATGGCTATTGCTGAGCTGGAATTTTCCTACCCGATAGTCATTACCTTGGTCAAGAAAAATACCGACATTAGAGAAAACCCTGACTGTAAAATTATAAAAGCAGACTTAAGCGGGAATAGCAAGGTAAAAGTCGTCGAAGAAAAACATAAAGAAGGCGGGAGTATAGACCTATCGAGCGCTCAGATAATAGTCAGCGTGGGGAGAGGTGTAGGTTCGAAAGAGAACGTCAAGTACGCTGAGGAGTTAGCTAACGCTTTAGGTGGGGCAGTAGGTGGTAGTAGACCTGTAACAGCCGAGTTAGGGTGGTTGCCCGAAGACAGACAGATAGGACTTTCAGGTACTAAGGTAAAGCCCAAGTTATATATTGCGTTGGGGATTTCGGGGCAGCCGCAACATTTGGCAGGGATAAAAGATAGCAAAATTATAGTAGCCGTGAATAAGGACAAAAACGCACCTATCGTCGAGAACGCAGACTATACTATAATAGGAGACGTAATAGAGTTCTGTAAGGTATTTGCTCAAAAGGTGAAAGGTATTTGA
- a CDS encoding FAD-dependent oxidoreductase, producing MSFDADVIIVGGGLSGLSAGITMAREGLNTILLERGEYSGAKNVSGGRMYIHSLLKLVPDALEKAPLEKPITKETYLMFCENNKKISFSFEEKGKRNSYSVLRAKFDRWLANEAENLGLLISYSTNVYNAYREHEGITLETDKGALKAPIVIDASGVTSVVFRSLGLRNFSPDKWMLGVKEVVKGNGLEREEGEAITVVNAIKGAKGGGFIYTNKDTLSVGFTITFDSIPKSEKPAKDLVEEFREKMGIEGEVLEYSAHAIPYYGYKNLPRLYDKNVIAVGDAAGFLINDGFTIRGMDLAIASGMVAGIAVKKLVESRNYENTEIYYKMLEESFILRHLELAYNRFSVINSSLSLYPDVICKVLSDMFTVSEDRRTLISDALIRLKESGITLGKALDDLRKVVL from the coding sequence TTGAGCTTTGACGCAGACGTCATAATAGTAGGAGGGGGGCTTTCAGGGCTCTCAGCCGGTATTACGATGGCAAGAGAAGGGCTGAATACAATACTACTTGAACGCGGAGAGTACAGCGGGGCGAAGAACGTCTCAGGCGGGAGGATGTATATCCACTCCCTCCTTAAATTGGTCCCTGACGCGCTGGAAAAGGCCCCCTTGGAGAAGCCCATAACAAAAGAGACATACCTAATGTTCTGTGAAAATAACAAGAAAATTTCTTTCAGCTTTGAGGAAAAAGGGAAGAGGAACAGTTACAGCGTATTGAGGGCTAAATTCGATAGGTGGCTCGCTAATGAAGCCGAAAACTTGGGATTACTAATATCTTATTCTACTAACGTGTACAATGCGTACAGAGAGCACGAGGGGATAACACTAGAGACAGATAAAGGAGCCCTGAAGGCACCTATTGTCATTGACGCCTCTGGAGTAACATCAGTAGTCTTTAGGAGCCTAGGGTTAAGGAACTTTTCTCCCGATAAGTGGATGCTAGGAGTTAAGGAAGTAGTAAAGGGTAATGGGCTAGAAAGAGAAGAGGGTGAGGCTATAACTGTAGTAAACGCTATAAAAGGGGCAAAAGGGGGCGGGTTTATTTACACAAATAAGGACACGCTATCAGTAGGGTTTACTATAACTTTCGATTCCATACCTAAGAGCGAAAAGCCTGCTAAAGACCTCGTGGAGGAGTTCAGAGAAAAGATGGGAATTGAAGGTGAAGTATTAGAGTATTCAGCACACGCCATCCCATATTATGGTTATAAGAACCTCCCTAGGCTATACGATAAAAACGTTATAGCTGTAGGAGATGCAGCCGGTTTTCTAATAAATGACGGTTTTACTATAAGGGGAATGGACTTAGCCATTGCCTCCGGAATGGTCGCTGGAATTGCAGTAAAGAAATTGGTCGAGAGTAGGAATTATGAGAATACTGAAATATATTACAAGATGTTAGAAGAGAGTTTTATTTTGAGACACTTAGAGCTAGCCTATAATAGGTTTAGCGTGATAAATTCCTCACTTTCACTATACCCTGACGTAATATGTAAAGTGCTTAGTGACATGTTTACAGTTAGTGAGGATAGGAGGACTCTAATCAGCGATGCCCTTATCAGGCTTAAAGAGAGCGGTATTACTTTAGGCAAAGCCTTAGATGACTTAAGAAAGGTGGTATTATGA
- a CDS encoding ferredoxin family protein, with protein sequence MIPLLKRLGLNTYDVDSTSHIQVDTDKCVQCVGKPCTISCPAGTYEASPDGKIIVHYERCLECGGALVICPYGAIKFRFPNGGVKYKYG encoded by the coding sequence ATGATCCCTTTACTGAAAAGACTAGGCCTAAATACGTACGATGTTGATAGTACATCCCACATCCAAGTAGACACTGATAAGTGCGTACAGTGTGTTGGAAAACCATGTACTATATCGTGCCCTGCTGGTACATATGAAGCTTCTCCAGACGGTAAGATTATAGTGCACTACGAGAGGTGTCTTGAATGTGGCGGGGCCCTAGTTATATGCCCTTATGGTGCGATCAAGTTTAGGTTTCCTAATGGTGGTGTGAAATATAAGTACGGGTGA
- a CDS encoding MFS transporter: MQYKWIALSNTTIGVLMASINGTITIISLPAIFRGIDINPLTSFQYLLWILMGYNVVTATLLVTFGRLSDIYGRVRLYNLGFLIFTIGSILLSLTPNTGDTGALELIIFRIIQGIGGAFLFANSAAIITDAFPYNERGRALGINQIAALAGSLVGLILGGILSVIDWRLVFLVSVPVGVLGTVWSYTKLRETSKPNKSEKLDIPGNVTFGLGLVLILLGVTYGLLPYGDSQTGWGDPWVIASMAVGASLLVAFIFVERKVKYPMFRLELFKIRSFAAGNLASILRSFAYGGLMIMIIIFLQGIWLPLHGYSYSETPFWAGIYTIPLMVGFVSMGPISGYLSDKYGARVLATLGMVIVGIGFFLLTTLPYNFSYPEFALIIFLMGLGNGMFAAPNTSSIMSSVPAKHRGAASGMRATLQNTGQTASLALFFTIVILSLSATLPHDLASAVAQAGAPQLAPLAQKVPVTGALFAAFLGYNPVRALLANLPPNTIPASAIAVMEQRTWFPTAIAPAFMQALRNAFYIGGIMSFIAAIASALRGKRYIAEVESVEQSGT; this comes from the coding sequence ATGCAATATAAATGGATAGCACTAAGCAACACCACTATAGGAGTCCTCATGGCGTCAATTAACGGTACGATAACAATAATCTCACTCCCCGCTATATTTAGAGGGATTGACATAAACCCACTTACGTCTTTCCAATACCTATTATGGATACTAATGGGGTATAATGTAGTAACAGCTACTCTACTGGTGACTTTTGGCAGGCTATCAGATATATACGGGAGAGTAAGGTTATACAATTTAGGTTTTTTAATATTTACTATTGGCTCAATTCTACTTTCTCTCACTCCTAATACCGGAGATACCGGAGCCTTGGAGCTAATAATTTTCAGGATAATTCAGGGGATAGGCGGAGCTTTTCTATTCGCAAATAGCGCAGCAATTATTACCGACGCATTCCCTTATAATGAAAGAGGAAGAGCCCTAGGAATAAACCAGATTGCAGCACTGGCGGGATCACTTGTAGGGTTGATCTTAGGCGGTATACTTTCAGTAATAGATTGGCGGTTAGTCTTCCTTGTAAGTGTGCCAGTTGGAGTGTTAGGGACTGTATGGAGCTATACCAAGCTAAGAGAGACTAGTAAGCCAAATAAATCCGAGAAACTGGACATACCGGGTAATGTTACATTCGGTCTAGGTCTAGTATTGATACTGCTAGGGGTCACCTATGGGCTCCTACCTTATGGCGACTCCCAGACAGGGTGGGGAGACCCGTGGGTCATTGCGTCTATGGCTGTAGGGGCCTCACTTTTAGTGGCGTTTATCTTTGTGGAGAGAAAAGTAAAGTATCCCATGTTTAGGTTAGAGTTATTTAAAATAAGGTCATTCGCTGCTGGAAATTTAGCGAGTATACTTAGGTCATTCGCATATGGCGGGCTCATGATAATGATTATTATCTTCCTACAAGGTATATGGTTACCCCTCCACGGCTATTCATATTCTGAGACGCCCTTCTGGGCAGGGATCTATACAATACCTTTAATGGTAGGTTTCGTATCTATGGGTCCAATAAGCGGTTATCTGTCAGATAAATACGGTGCAAGAGTTCTGGCAACACTAGGAATGGTCATTGTCGGTATTGGGTTCTTCTTACTTACCACTTTACCTTATAATTTCAGCTACCCTGAGTTCGCTTTAATAATATTCCTCATGGGTTTAGGAAACGGTATGTTCGCGGCTCCTAATACTTCATCTATAATGAGCAGTGTCCCTGCAAAACACAGAGGTGCAGCCTCGGGTATGAGAGCTACCCTGCAAAACACCGGACAGACGGCTAGTCTAGCACTGTTCTTCACGATAGTAATACTCTCGCTTTCAGCGACATTACCCCACGATTTGGCAAGTGCTGTAGCCCAAGCTGGTGCACCCCAATTGGCACCGTTGGCACAAAAAGTCCCTGTAACTGGAGCACTTTTTGCAGCATTCTTAGGATATAATCCCGTTAGAGCATTGCTAGCAAATCTACCGCCAAACACGATCCCAGCTTCAGCAATAGCAGTTATGGAGCAAAGGACTTGGTTTCCGACGGCAATTGCCCCGGCATTTATGCAAGCACTGAGGAACGCTTTCTATATTGGGGGTATAATGAGTTTTATAGCTGCTATAGCTTCAGCTTTAAGGGGAAAAAGGTATATCGCGGAGGTGGAGAGTGTTGAACAATCAGGGACTTAA
- a CDS encoding MarR family winged helix-turn-helix transcriptional regulator has translation MNNQGLKFFSTIAKVHRSFVRELNKKFADKGMNYLDFLILRAVMEKESTMSELAKRYYVTQATITASVDRLEQKGYVERKRDLIDRRVVTVKITKKGEETFKDLLKDYSSLADEVIKNIKVDDTIEILQKILNKLDILSSKS, from the coding sequence TTGAACAATCAGGGACTTAAATTTTTCAGCACGATTGCCAAAGTCCATAGGAGCTTCGTAAGGGAACTGAATAAGAAGTTTGCAGACAAGGGGATGAACTATTTGGACTTCCTTATCTTAAGAGCTGTGATGGAGAAAGAGTCTACCATGAGCGAATTAGCTAAGAGGTACTATGTAACTCAGGCTACTATCACTGCGAGCGTAGACAGGTTAGAGCAGAAAGGTTACGTAGAAAGGAAAAGGGATCTTATAGATAGGAGGGTTGTTACGGTTAAAATAACAAAGAAAGGAGAGGAAACCTTTAAGGACTTACTCAAGGATTACTCTTCATTAGCAGATGAAGTAATTAAGAATATAAAAGTGGACGATACAATCGAAATTTTACAAAAAATATTAAATAAACTAGACATACTTAGTTCTAAGAGTTAG
- a CDS encoding rhodanese-like domain-containing protein: MKVNEEYSSPYYPHIIDVFPSVARKLWKKNNVLVLDIRTPMEYEDHHIPGALLVPMDYLDVLIHKIPHTEIAVFCEHGNRARYATYGMPELWKGRKVYYVIGGMAGWMGMGYEVETGMDENGIKWQKWLEELTNS, from the coding sequence ATGAAAGTAAACGAAGAGTATTCATCTCCATATTATCCTCATATAATTGATGTGTTCCCGTCTGTAGCAAGGAAATTATGGAAGAAGAACAACGTACTCGTCCTTGACATAAGGACTCCAATGGAATACGAGGATCATCATATACCCGGAGCACTATTAGTGCCTATGGACTATTTAGACGTGCTGATCCATAAAATTCCTCATACAGAGATAGCCGTATTCTGCGAGCACGGTAACAGAGCTAGGTATGCTACTTACGGTATGCCGGAGCTTTGGAAAGGTAGAAAAGTATACTACGTAATAGGCGGAATGGCCGGCTGGATGGGGATGGGGTATGAAGTAGAGACAGGAATGGACGAGAACGGGATTAAATGGCAAAAATGGTTAGAAGAACTAACTAACTCTTAG
- a CDS encoding sulfurtransferase TusA family protein translates to MSSYKIQKSLDLTGTSCAGPIGELSGVMDEIGAGEAIEVILGDEATKKDIVAWATKKGYKVLSETKDGSKFKLVIQK, encoded by the coding sequence ATGTCTTCCTATAAAATCCAAAAAAGTCTTGATTTAACCGGGACTTCATGTGCAGGTCCAATAGGCGAACTATCTGGTGTTATGGACGAAATAGGAGCTGGAGAAGCTATTGAAGTAATTCTAGGAGATGAAGCTACAAAAAAAGACATTGTAGCTTGGGCTACCAAAAAAGGGTATAAAGTACTAAGTGAAACAAAAGACGGTAGTAAATTCAAACTAGTTATACAGAAGTGA
- a CDS encoding NAD(P)/FAD-dependent oxidoreductase: MKRIIIAGGGIAGTIVANRLARALSHEIHKEELEIVVLDKSDRHVYQPGQLFVGMGLVEPTDIVKNERELLDERVKFVHGEKGEITKIDPPNNTVVTADGVKHTYDYLVIATGSHLSWDEIPGLKEAEFTAWSYEDALKMREAVQQFQGGTVVINVARLPHKCPVGPLEMTLMFEDWTRRMGIRDKTRIIYTYPIQGVFGIKSTNELMLKIFKERGIEVVSPFTVTKVDPKEKVIESQEGEKIKFDLLLGVPPHMGAKVIGDSGIGDKRNWVPTDKFTLQMKGHSNVYVIGDTTDIPISKAGSTADFESYVVTSNIVNDIRGQKQKKMYDGSVFCYIATGLDQATYIRFNYNNPPIPPPPSYVHWWGKILYNKLYWTVTAKAIV; this comes from the coding sequence ATGAAGAGGATTATTATAGCCGGTGGAGGAATAGCTGGTACAATAGTAGCAAATAGGCTAGCAAGGGCTTTATCTCATGAAATTCATAAGGAAGAACTAGAAATTGTAGTCTTAGATAAAAGCGACAGACATGTGTATCAGCCTGGACAGCTATTTGTAGGAATGGGTCTAGTTGAACCAACGGACATTGTAAAGAATGAAAGGGAACTACTAGATGAAAGGGTAAAGTTTGTCCACGGAGAAAAAGGTGAGATAACAAAGATTGATCCGCCAAATAATACAGTAGTCACTGCTGACGGAGTTAAACACACTTACGATTATCTGGTGATAGCGACCGGGTCGCATCTAAGTTGGGATGAAATACCGGGCTTAAAAGAAGCTGAATTCACTGCATGGAGTTATGAAGATGCACTAAAGATGAGAGAAGCCGTACAGCAGTTCCAAGGAGGCACAGTAGTCATTAACGTGGCTAGGTTACCTCACAAATGTCCAGTAGGGCCTTTAGAAATGACTTTAATGTTCGAGGACTGGACTAGGAGGATGGGTATAAGAGACAAGACCAGGATAATTTATACTTATCCGATCCAAGGAGTGTTTGGCATCAAGTCCACCAACGAGTTAATGCTGAAGATATTCAAAGAGAGGGGAATTGAAGTCGTATCGCCGTTTACAGTTACAAAAGTAGACCCGAAGGAAAAAGTGATAGAGTCGCAAGAAGGAGAAAAAATAAAGTTCGACCTCCTATTAGGTGTACCACCTCACATGGGTGCTAAGGTCATAGGAGATTCAGGGATTGGTGATAAGAGGAATTGGGTTCCTACCGACAAGTTTACATTACAAATGAAAGGACATTCTAACGTATATGTGATCGGCGATACGACTGATATACCAATATCTAAAGCAGGCTCTACTGCAGACTTCGAATCATATGTAGTAACTTCAAATATAGTAAATGACATAAGGGGACAAAAACAGAAGAAAATGTATGACGGGTCAGTGTTCTGTTATATAGCTACCGGACTGGATCAAGCTACATACATTAGGTTTAACTATAATAACCCGCCCATACCACCTCCACCATCTTATGTACACTGGTGGGGCAAGATATTATACAACAAACTATACTGGACAGTAACGGCTAAGGCTATAGTGTGA
- a CDS encoding DsrE family protein — MAKVGIVLGSNELSKVLFAGMWSVISTSMGDEVVIFATMDAVKAFTKENADMKVTDETSKKAANEDVMGFYKKAKKSGRLKVYACSYASKLFGLEKDNYNDVIDDIVGITSFQMEVEGGQIISIW, encoded by the coding sequence ATGGCAAAAGTAGGAATAGTCCTCGGAAGTAATGAACTTTCTAAAGTCCTTTTTGCAGGGATGTGGAGTGTAATTTCAACAAGTATGGGAGATGAAGTAGTAATTTTTGCTACAATGGATGCTGTAAAGGCTTTTACCAAAGAAAATGCCGATATGAAGGTAACCGATGAGACTTCGAAGAAAGCAGCTAACGAGGACGTCATGGGGTTTTATAAGAAAGCGAAGAAAAGTGGAAGGCTAAAGGTATATGCTTGTTCTTATGCGAGTAAACTATTCGGGCTTGAGAAAGACAATTATAATGACGTTATAGATGACATAGTAGGTATAACGAGCTTCCAAATGGAGGTAGAAGGAGGACAGATAATATCAATATGGTGA
- a CDS encoding DUF1641 domain-containing protein, protein MQDVNFEKVMSKIDEKKVDEIAELIDHLPTLNETLKVVSQLKESGALDTLVNLSYSAKMLRDMLNDDALSNVATMLSGLLELSETVGENYNKFQELMENVDVLADLTRRLKELKESGALDVGLNSLYTLKTLKDMLNDEALANLGNTMSALLEFSNVFSENYKGIMNTLKNWDVIDKLMVKLKELDHSGALDVGLNSLYALKTFKDMLNDEALGNIAATLSLTLDFLPKGLEFLEHAMDPVFYNMVTSLTSPEAKKMLSNPPKITLGGLIASMRDEDVQRGLGIFITMLKILGKSYKA, encoded by the coding sequence GTGCAGGATGTAAACTTTGAAAAAGTTATGAGTAAAATAGACGAGAAAAAGGTAGATGAGATAGCTGAATTAATAGACCATTTACCAACACTTAACGAGACACTAAAAGTGGTTTCACAACTTAAGGAGAGTGGGGCACTGGATACTCTTGTTAATTTATCATACTCAGCTAAGATGCTTAGAGATATGCTAAATGATGACGCATTATCTAATGTAGCTACAATGTTATCAGGTCTCCTAGAGTTATCCGAGACGGTTGGAGAGAACTATAATAAATTCCAAGAACTAATGGAGAATGTTGATGTACTGGCAGACTTGACTAGAAGACTAAAAGAGCTGAAAGAAAGCGGAGCACTTGACGTAGGTCTAAACAGCCTATACACGTTAAAGACACTTAAAGATATGTTAAACGATGAAGCACTAGCAAATCTTGGAAACACTATGTCAGCTCTGCTAGAATTTTCTAACGTGTTCTCAGAGAACTATAAGGGAATTATGAACACATTAAAGAACTGGGACGTGATTGACAAGCTAATGGTAAAGTTAAAGGAACTAGACCACTCAGGAGCACTTGACGTAGGTCTAAACAGCCTATATGCATTGAAAACATTTAAGGACATGTTAAATGATGAGGCACTGGGAAATATAGCGGCTACTCTATCTTTAACACTTGATTTCCTTCCTAAAGGTCTGGAATTCCTAGAACATGCAATGGACCCTGTATTCTACAATATGGTAACTTCACTTACTTCACCCGAAGCTAAGAAAATGCTTTCTAACCCACCTAAAATTACACTCGGAGGACTTATAGCGTCGATGAGAGATGAAGACGTCCAGAGAGGGCTAGGGATCTTTATAACTATGCTCAAGATCTTGGGAAAGAGCTATAAAGCTTGA
- a CDS encoding SelD-related putative sulfur metabolism protein, which translates to MDIFVKFRENLEIYKSMGLNPLSLATGCAVKVDLIETVYPALEKLRKELEKRNIYILPREDADIFVSTEKIIHKRLINGGEFDADRAISLIQVNQETAGNPQAFAEFLFRAYTSVKTSRKLTIGKGHSIVTTKKDGEIALLDLFRLEGRRERSYTVANNDTIQIVDPLDNPGSQTQVDVAISNSLNDLFTKGVFQGLTVIPVADAPNDELKRRLLGNYENFTRKYNMELKDDIQPSTKTLMMGATVIGKSDHELPTFYDKVDEDTVIVTTRYFGELTPINVHLWVLAVPELIELMEAKGISFSKLEETKTKALRVMSTPNIHVAKVIYNHLPEFGKDFSREEHVAMTTDVTGPGIFVIKEFAEKAGVNVELSSVPVIDRDICEFATENFIIPNSTIGTNGAIVMFVNKRLADDLVEELERAGEKPEVIGKVVGKGNGAVIVPPYVTKLIRRDNVLRQFKIKE; encoded by the coding sequence ATGGACATTTTTGTTAAGTTTAGAGAAAACTTAGAAATTTACAAAAGTATGGGGTTAAACCCTTTATCACTCGCCACAGGTTGTGCAGTAAAAGTCGACCTAATAGAGACTGTTTATCCAGCACTCGAGAAACTTAGGAAAGAGCTGGAGAAAAGAAACATTTACATACTGCCTAGGGAAGACGCTGACATATTCGTTTCTACGGAAAAGATTATACACAAAAGGCTGATAAACGGTGGTGAATTTGACGCAGATAGGGCAATTAGCCTTATTCAAGTGAACCAGGAAACCGCTGGGAACCCACAAGCTTTTGCCGAATTTTTATTCAGGGCGTATACTTCAGTAAAGACAAGTAGGAAACTCACAATCGGAAAAGGTCACTCAATCGTAACTACTAAGAAAGACGGAGAGATCGCACTCTTAGATTTGTTCAGGCTTGAAGGGAGGAGAGAAAGGTCGTACACTGTAGCTAACAATGACACAATACAGATAGTCGACCCTTTAGATAACCCGGGGTCTCAGACTCAAGTTGATGTGGCTATATCAAACTCTTTAAATGACTTATTTACGAAGGGTGTATTCCAAGGCTTAACAGTAATCCCAGTAGCTGATGCACCTAATGATGAATTAAAAAGGAGGCTACTAGGTAATTATGAGAACTTTACACGAAAGTATAATATGGAGTTAAAAGACGATATCCAACCGTCTACGAAAACCCTTATGATGGGGGCTACAGTCATAGGTAAGAGTGACCACGAATTACCCACATTTTACGATAAAGTAGACGAAGACACGGTAATTGTGACCACGAGGTATTTTGGTGAGTTGACCCCTATCAACGTCCACTTATGGGTATTAGCTGTCCCAGAGCTCATTGAACTTATGGAAGCGAAAGGAATATCCTTCTCTAAATTAGAAGAAACTAAGACTAAAGCATTGAGGGTAATGTCAACACCTAATATCCATGTAGCTAAGGTGATCTATAACCACCTACCTGAGTTCGGTAAGGACTTCTCTAGGGAAGAACACGTAGCAATGACTACTGATGTCACGGGACCGGGGATATTTGTCATAAAGGAGTTTGCAGAAAAGGCTGGGGTAAATGTTGAGCTATCGTCCGTCCCAGTGATAGACCGTGACATCTGTGAATTCGCTACTGAGAACTTCATTATTCCTAACTCTACTATCGGGACTAATGGGGCAATTGTGATGTTTGTGAACAAGAGGTTAGCCGACGACTTAGTTGAGGAGTTAGAAAGAGCTGGAGAAAAGCCGGAGGTGATAGGAAAAGTGGTGGGGAAAGGTAACGGGGCAGTAATAGTCCCCCCTTATGTTACAAAGCTTATAAGGAGGGATAACGTGTTAAGACAGTTTAAGATAAAGGAATGA
- a CDS encoding zinc ribbon domain-containing protein — protein sequence MAKRTCPGCGNVVEIKITKDGNMITKSCPRCGYIFIKYQVKSVNQA from the coding sequence ATGGCTAAGAGGACTTGCCCCGGTTGTGGAAACGTTGTTGAAATAAAAATTACAAAGGACGGTAATATGATAACAAAGAGTTGCCCTAGATGTGGATATATATTTATTAAGTACCAAGTAAAAAGCGTAAATCAAGCTTGA
- a CDS encoding ribbon-helix-helix domain-containing protein, translating into MNVKIPEEWYEILVRLSKQKRIPFSKLLDDAISSGECLNLPDIPTSGKIKTVNLKNIKENEKDILVKIRRFLFCN; encoded by the coding sequence ATGAACGTTAAGATACCCGAAGAGTGGTACGAAATACTGGTCAGGCTTTCAAAACAAAAAAGGATACCTTTTTCTAAACTATTAGATGACGCTATAAGCTCAGGCGAATGCCTGAATCTCCCTGATATACCTACAAGCGGGAAGATAAAGACAGTAAACTTAAAAAATATAAAAGAGAACGAAAAAGACATCCTAGTCAAAATACGTCGGTTCTTATTTTGTAACTAG